In Phreatobacter stygius, a genomic segment contains:
- a CDS encoding Bug family tripartite tricarboxylate transporter substrate binding protein, whose amino-acid sequence MLVRLSRLAALALALLVVPVVASAQTWPTRPVTMIIPFAAGGPTDVLGRIMAEQMSQILGQQVVVENVGGAGGMTGTARVSRGANDGYQFVLGTVGTHAVNQTLYKNPLYNAATDFAPVTLIAEVPLILITRKDFPAANLQEFIAYTKANEAKLQFASAGAGSAVHLGCLLLNSVLGTTNVTHVPYRGSAPAIQDLIGGRVDFMCEISSTALPHVQGGTVKALATLTSARAAVLPQLPTAQEQGLAGFEAYTWNAFFMHKDTPPAIVERLRAATIQAMDTPSVRDRLTGLGAIMTVPERRGGPYLERFVRSEIDKWAAPIRASGVSE is encoded by the coding sequence ATGCTCGTCCGCCTGTCCCGCCTTGCTGCTCTTGCCTTAGCGCTGCTCGTCGTTCCGGTCGTCGCCTCGGCCCAGACCTGGCCGACCCGGCCGGTGACCATGATCATTCCCTTCGCGGCTGGCGGGCCGACCGATGTCCTCGGCCGGATCATGGCCGAACAGATGTCGCAGATCCTCGGGCAGCAGGTCGTCGTCGAGAATGTCGGCGGCGCGGGTGGCATGACCGGCACGGCGCGTGTGTCGCGCGGGGCCAATGACGGCTACCAGTTCGTGCTCGGCACAGTTGGCACCCACGCGGTCAACCAGACGCTCTACAAGAACCCGCTCTACAATGCCGCGACCGATTTCGCGCCGGTGACGCTGATCGCCGAAGTGCCGTTGATCCTGATCACCCGCAAGGATTTCCCGGCGGCGAACCTGCAGGAATTCATCGCCTATACCAAGGCCAACGAGGCCAAGCTGCAGTTTGCCTCGGCCGGCGCCGGTTCGGCGGTTCATCTCGGCTGCCTGCTGCTGAATTCGGTGCTCGGAACCACCAATGTGACGCATGTGCCCTATCGCGGTTCCGCGCCGGCCATCCAGGATCTGATCGGCGGCCGGGTCGACTTCATGTGCGAGATCTCGTCGACCGCGCTGCCGCATGTTCAGGGCGGCACCGTCAAGGCGCTGGCCACGCTGACCTCGGCGCGCGCCGCGGTGCTGCCGCAACTGCCGACCGCTCAAGAGCAGGGCCTCGCCGGCTTCGAGGCCTATACCTGGAACGCCTTCTTCATGCACAAGGACACGCCCCCGGCGATCGTGGAACGCCTGCGTGCGGCGACCATTCAGGCCATGGACACCCCGTCGGTGCGCGATCGCCTGACCGGGCTCGGTGCGATCATGACCGTGCCCGAGCGTCGCGGCGGCCCCTATCTCGAGCGTTTCGTGCGCAGCGAGATCGACAAATGGGCAGCCCCCATTCGCGCCAGCGGCGTCAGCGAATAG
- a CDS encoding aspartate dehydrogenase produces the protein MTTTRIAIAGLGAIGKTLAKRIAGGTIPGTTLACVASGDAAKARAWLDSEGITAPVVELAAFPDHADLAVECAPSAIIEEICGPMLKAGKTVMVLSCGALLPRPQIIELAKAHGGQIIVPTGALLGLDAVTAAAEGTIHSVKMTTRKPPRGLIGAPYLIEKGLDMDKITAPTLIFSGSAREAAKGFPANVNVAVALSLAGIGPDRTTIDIWADPSVTRNCHEIEVDADSAKLSLRIENIPSENPKTGRITALSVIAALRKLRAPLRVGT, from the coding sequence ATGACCACCACACGTATCGCCATCGCGGGCCTTGGCGCCATTGGCAAGACTTTGGCGAAACGCATTGCCGGCGGCACCATTCCCGGCACCACGCTTGCCTGCGTCGCGTCCGGCGATGCCGCCAAGGCGCGCGCCTGGCTCGACAGCGAGGGCATCACCGCGCCGGTGGTCGAGCTCGCGGCGTTTCCCGATCATGCCGACCTGGCGGTCGAATGCGCGCCGTCGGCGATCATCGAAGAGATCTGCGGGCCCATGCTGAAGGCCGGCAAGACGGTGATGGTGCTGTCCTGCGGAGCGCTGCTGCCGCGTCCGCAGATCATAGAGCTCGCCAAGGCCCATGGCGGCCAGATCATCGTGCCGACCGGCGCCCTGCTTGGCCTCGATGCGGTGACGGCGGCGGCCGAGGGCACCATCCATTCGGTCAAGATGACCACGCGCAAGCCGCCGCGCGGCCTCATCGGCGCGCCCTATCTGATCGAGAAGGGCCTCGACATGGACAAGATCACCGCGCCGACGCTGATCTTTTCCGGGTCGGCGCGCGAAGCCGCCAAAGGCTTCCCGGCCAATGTCAATGTCGCGGTGGCGCTGTCGCTCGCCGGCATCGGCCCGGACCGGACGACCATCGACATCTGGGCCGACCCGTCGGTGACGCGGAACTGCCATGAAATCGAAGTCGACGCCGATTCGGCCAAACTGTCGCTGAGGATCGAGAACATTCCCTCCGAGAACCCGAAGACCGGCCGGATCACCGCGCTTTCGGTGATCGCGGCGCTGCGCAAATTGCGCGCACCGCTTCGCGTCGGCACCTGA
- a CDS encoding GMC family oxidoreductase, protein MADAVDVLIIGGGSAGSVLAARLSERSSRQVLLVEAGGDLVAESLPKAVASAYPGRAYFDPGLIWQGLDVTTGGTGRNDPDTRPTMPYTQARVLGGGSAINGIGANRGAPSDYDEWEAAGAAGWRWDSVLPFFRKLERDLELDGSLHGKTGPIPVRRIPKSQRSAFAADVVAELARRGIAERPDQNGVWEDGVFPLAANLDEDFRRVPTATGYLTPAVRARPNLTIMTRAEGLKLVLAGTRVTGAVIRDVAGERTITADETILACGALHSPVMLMRSGIGPGEHLAERGIKVVVARRGVGHNLMEHPSAGVAAFLRPGARQPWLTPRHHIPAIWRYSSGLAGTPAGDMHVAIVTRGSWHGMGRRMGLLYFWVNKAYGRGEVTLGDDAAGRPKVDFRMLSDERDRLRLMDAMRQAASVLQAVAAGGRIGAPLPARMSDRARRFGAPTFKNALLTGLGGLAVDGSGPFATRLFERLVGDGTRLTDLVADDGALSAYLDEVVTGVWHASGTCRMGRADDIGAVTDSQGRVHGVAGLRVCDASLFPTIPSANINLPTIMVAERIASLIDG, encoded by the coding sequence GTGGCGGATGCCGTCGACGTCCTGATCATCGGCGGTGGATCGGCTGGCAGCGTGCTCGCCGCCCGGCTGTCCGAGCGGTCATCGCGCCAGGTGCTGCTGGTCGAGGCTGGCGGCGATCTCGTCGCGGAAAGCCTGCCCAAGGCGGTGGCGAGCGCCTATCCCGGCCGTGCCTATTTCGATCCCGGCCTGATCTGGCAAGGCCTTGATGTGACCACCGGCGGCACCGGCCGCAACGACCCCGATACACGTCCGACCATGCCCTATACCCAGGCCCGCGTGCTCGGCGGCGGCTCGGCGATCAACGGCATCGGCGCCAACCGGGGGGCACCGTCCGACTATGACGAGTGGGAGGCCGCGGGTGCCGCCGGCTGGCGCTGGGACAGCGTGCTGCCGTTCTTCCGGAAACTCGAGCGCGACCTCGAGCTCGACGGATCGCTGCACGGCAAGACCGGACCGATCCCGGTGCGGCGCATCCCGAAAAGCCAGCGCTCTGCTTTCGCCGCCGACGTCGTTGCCGAACTGGCGCGCCGCGGCATCGCCGAGCGCCCCGACCAGAACGGCGTCTGGGAGGACGGGGTGTTTCCGCTCGCCGCCAATCTCGACGAGGATTTCCGGCGCGTTCCGACCGCGACCGGCTATCTGACGCCGGCCGTGCGCGCCCGGCCGAACCTGACGATCATGACGCGGGCCGAAGGGCTCAAGCTCGTCCTGGCCGGCACACGCGTCACCGGCGCGGTCATTCGCGACGTCGCAGGCGAGCGAACCATCACGGCCGATGAGACCATTCTGGCCTGCGGCGCGCTGCATTCGCCGGTCATGCTGATGCGTTCCGGCATCGGGCCGGGCGAGCACCTTGCCGAGCGCGGCATCAAGGTGGTGGTCGCGCGTCGCGGCGTCGGCCACAACCTGATGGAACACCCCTCCGCCGGCGTCGCGGCCTTTCTGCGGCCGGGCGCGCGCCAGCCATGGCTCACCCCCCGCCACCACATTCCGGCGATCTGGCGCTATTCGTCCGGCCTTGCCGGCACGCCGGCCGGCGACATGCATGTCGCCATCGTCACACGCGGTTCGTGGCACGGCATGGGCCGGCGCATGGGGCTGCTCTATTTCTGGGTCAACAAGGCCTATGGCCGCGGCGAGGTGACGCTCGGCGACGATGCCGCCGGCCGGCCAAAGGTCGATTTCCGCATGCTGTCCGATGAGCGCGACCGGCTCCGGCTCATGGATGCGATGCGTCAGGCGGCCTCGGTGCTGCAGGCGGTCGCGGCCGGCGGCCGGATCGGCGCGCCGCTGCCGGCCCGCATGTCCGACCGGGCCAGGCGCTTCGGCGCGCCGACGTTCAAGAACGCCCTGCTGACCGGCCTCGGCGGCCTGGCGGTCGACGGCTCGGGCCCGTTCGCGACGCGGCTGTTCGAGCGGCTGGTCGGCGACGGCACGAGGCTAACCGATCTGGTCGCCGACGACGGCGCGCTGTCCGCCTATCTCGACGAGGTGGTCACCGGCGTCTGGCATGCCTCCGGCACCTGCCGCATGGGCCGGGCCGACGATATCGGGGCGGTGACCGACAGCCAGGGCCGGGTCCATGGCGTCGCCGGACTGCGCGTCTGCGACGCCTCGCTGTTCCCGACCATCCCCTCGGCCAATATCAACCTGCCGACCATCATGGTGGCCGAGCGCATCGCCAGCCTGATCGACGGTTGA